One region of Synechococcus elongatus PCC 11801 genomic DNA includes:
- a CDS encoding PHP domain-containing protein → MNKSQALHSTNSLTREPFMLELHTHTTYSDGSLSPTELVEAAIAAGVTALAITDHDTLGGWTAAIAAAGNRLEIVPGIELSTIHNDRSLHLLGFWPDREILEPLLIEQQAGRWRRAEAIATKLAELGAPIVLPELQAGQMPGRPHFAQALLNAGHVQSWDEAFRRFLGEQAPAYVPYEKLDVVEGIRWLREAGAVVVWAHPFLWRGGRVEETLPLLVEAGLQGLEVIHPGHSPSDRRQLEEWCDRYQLLPSGGSDYHGPGNGGGRHAESLNTQAVPTDWLEPLRNAAD, encoded by the coding sequence ATGAATAAGTCACAAGCCTTACATTCTACCAATAGCCTTACCCGCGAGCCATTCATGCTAGAGCTGCATACCCACACCACCTATTCCGATGGCAGTCTGTCGCCCACCGAGCTAGTCGAAGCGGCGATCGCGGCTGGGGTGACGGCACTGGCAATCACTGATCACGACACCTTGGGGGGCTGGACAGCAGCGATCGCAGCCGCAGGGAATCGCCTCGAAATCGTTCCCGGCATTGAACTCAGCACGATTCACAACGATCGCTCTTTGCATCTGCTGGGCTTTTGGCCCGATCGCGAGATTTTGGAACCGCTGCTGATTGAGCAACAGGCGGGACGCTGGCGACGGGCAGAGGCGATCGCCACCAAACTAGCGGAACTTGGAGCCCCGATCGTCCTGCCAGAATTGCAAGCTGGACAGATGCCGGGTCGGCCTCACTTTGCCCAAGCGCTCCTAAATGCGGGTCACGTCCAGAGCTGGGATGAAGCCTTCCGCCGCTTCCTCGGTGAACAAGCTCCCGCCTATGTGCCTTACGAAAAACTAGATGTCGTCGAAGGCATTCGCTGGTTGCGAGAGGCCGGTGCGGTTGTCGTCTGGGCGCATCCGTTTCTCTGGCGGGGTGGTCGCGTCGAAGAGACATTGCCGCTGTTGGTGGAAGCCGGCTTGCAAGGACTGGAGGTCATTCATCCCGGGCATAGCCCCAGCGATCGCCGGCAACTCGAGGAATGGTGCGATCGCTACCAACTGCTACCCAGCGGTGGCAGCGATTATCACGGCCCGGGCAATGGTGGTGGCCGTCATGCGGAATCCCTCAATACACAAGCGGTCCCAACCGACTGGCTGG